The proteins below are encoded in one region of Nostoc punctiforme PCC 73102:
- a CDS encoding ParM/StbA family protein, whose protein sequence is MTNAYIQPVYGSSYPTSNGFVSPQHGQIRPRVVFDGGNRFVKWIDPNNVVQCLLSVVKEVSEYQWKRLKPDDQSVLIEIDGKRFVIGRLAQELGGEPTFQTDKCQLASILALAAIQPNPGQTSVHIQQMIVALPNTLNDDDVVAVKRIANHPLTKEFKRNGEYITYTVGEVVPVDETEPAFHYALNQGFFSFPEAKNAIWDLGGGTAIARIYTPNGTMIHDAEVILPGTKALAQQVAVEMKEVYSLDYSPSLQGIMDAIARGDCLYGTDKLDFSSIFEKACDQWVESARREIRSKWAQHLPELGEVLIVGGSADIAAPICATSGDRFKIAPSPQLFNIIAMAYQE, encoded by the coding sequence ATGACAAACGCATATATTCAGCCAGTTTACGGCTCATCCTATCCGACAAGTAACGGGTTTGTAAGTCCACAGCACGGACAGATAAGACCGCGAGTAGTTTTTGATGGGGGCAACCGTTTTGTGAAGTGGATTGACCCCAACAACGTTGTGCAATGTTTACTCAGTGTTGTAAAAGAGGTCAGTGAATACCAGTGGAAGCGGCTCAAGCCCGATGACCAGTCAGTATTGATTGAAATTGATGGTAAACGCTTTGTAATTGGGCGATTAGCTCAAGAACTAGGTGGTGAGCCGACTTTCCAAACAGACAAATGCCAATTAGCATCTATCCTGGCACTAGCGGCAATCCAGCCAAATCCAGGACAAACATCAGTACACATCCAACAGATGATTGTGGCACTGCCCAATACTCTCAATGATGATGATGTAGTCGCAGTGAAGCGAATTGCTAACCACCCACTGACCAAAGAATTTAAACGCAATGGCGAATACATCACCTATACCGTGGGTGAAGTTGTCCCAGTTGATGAGACTGAGCCAGCATTTCATTACGCCTTAAATCAAGGATTTTTCAGCTTCCCCGAAGCGAAGAACGCGATTTGGGATTTAGGGGGAGGCACGGCTATAGCCAGAATTTACACGCCGAACGGAACCATGATCCATGATGCGGAGGTGATTCTACCCGGAACCAAGGCACTCGCCCAGCAAGTAGCGGTAGAGATGAAAGAAGTTTATTCTCTCGATTACAGCCCCAGTTTACAGGGCATCATGGACGCGATCGCTCGTGGTGATTGCCTCTACGGGACAGACAAACTTGATTTCTCCTCCATCTTTGAAAAAGCCTGTGACCAGTGGGTGGAGTCAGCCCGGAGAGAAATTCGCTCGAAGTGGGCGCAACACCTACCAGAGTTGGGAGAAGTCTTGATTGTAGGTGGAAGTGCAGATATCGCCGCCCCTATCTGTGCAACTTCTGGAGATCGCTTTAAGATTGCCCCATCGCCGCAGTTGTTCAACATCATTGCAATGGCTTATCAGGAGTAA
- a CDS encoding plasmid partition protein ParG, translating to MTEKQVFVRGKISESQKARFKAACALINRPMDEVMAELIEEWLKTQDIK from the coding sequence ATGACTGAGAAGCAAGTATTTGTGAGGGGGAAGATAAGTGAATCTCAAAAAGCAAGATTTAAAGCTGCTTGCGCCCTAATAAATAGACCTATGGATGAAGTGATGGCAGAGCTTATTGAAGAATGGCTTAAAACTCAAGACATTAAATAG